Sequence from the Magallana gigas chromosome 4, xbMagGiga1.1, whole genome shotgun sequence genome:
TTTCTATTCATGTCAGAAGGTCCTGAGAAGGGGTAAGACAGAGACATTTGAGTTATGTGAACAACCTTTGTGTCAGGTTTTTAATAGCATAGGTTTTACTTATCATTCAGCAACCTAGATTAGTTAGTAAAGTTAACTGTGTCCTTTAACATGTATgcagttttatgaaaaaaaaaacgttattGTAATTGCATAGGCAACACAAAAATAATAGACTGAACTAGTCTAATATCATAGAGTGTTTTAAAACTCCAAATTCAAGATTATTATTATtgtgagttgattttaatcaacactcctatgcagtcactctggcaaactaagagtgaaacagtgtttggacctaagcacaaatcatcaccgctgacaagactaagtttttgaaaatatatgaaagtCGATGTAatgtttttgaacatttttgaaaGTCGATGTAATGTATGTTGAAGCATTgcttttcaaggaaacttatctataaacactttgaaaaaagtcaaattttatatactacgaacaatttagatatttttgaagtctcatgtattcctacgccagagttaataaagtatcgttcaaccagacgctcggctgtctccgtaaatctgcaACAATCAGAGaggggctctcttgcttgtcggatattaacggatacagccgagcgtctagttaaacgagactagagttcggtatcaatagtgcttggatccatacaatttttagaattgtttcgataactaatactaatactagtagttgaaatctatctttaaatattacacaacatgattcttgtctgaaaagtctaaaaattcatattagaaaaaagtgcgtattttaaatacaaactagaaactaattgcaatgcaaaataatttgattttaaaataactgataatcgataaaatcaactcccgccggtacttcagtactttgattattattataatcAAGTTTTTCATTGCATCATTTTTGTCGATAATTAAGTCCATGAGTGTGATATAGTTATGCTTCAATGTAAAAGAATGTGATTTATTATGTGAAAAAACGATTAATCTTGAAATTACGTCCTAACTTCCTTCatacattttaagcataatcCGTTGAAAACTCTTCTATCTTCTCTGCAATGGCAAAGTTTTACTCCGTCTATATCTTTACACTCACTAGTTCCACCATATCCAGTACACTGCTCAGACCTTTCACAGGATTCATAAAGACGACGATTTTCTAAAGTCAGAACaagtattatttttcaaaacagtgGGGTTTATGCTCGACTTGTGATTTACAGCCATATTCAATGATTCCTTTTTAAGAACTAATGAAGAATATAGTTCTGAAactaataattttaattgtatgtATCTTACTTTTGTAACACTTTGAACCGATTTTGATGTAATCATTGTTACATATACACGTTCCTTGTGCATGATGTTCAACAGTATTGCATCTCTCTGCGTTTTCGGTCCCAGTACATTGCAAATCACCTCGACAATTTTCATGAAGGACAAGTCCACCTACCATAAATTCTCATTAATTAACTAACACAAAAATTTGGTCataatttaaattgtaataatacattttgtttcgCAATTACAATTGATAAGATGACTCTGaaatttatttcctttattGAATTAAGCCTACGGTAAAACATTAGTAATTTGTGATTTTCTTGGCAAAAATATTCATCGATGTCAGTTACATTGTGTTTTTGACAAGTactaaagatttaaataaaattccctTGCGTTTATAGTACATACTTTTGTAACATTGGTTTCCGATAGCAATATAACCCTTCAAACAGGAACACACTCTTCTCCCTTTCAACTCATCCTGTAAACATTGTGAAAGATTTCCCATACACTGGCTATCATATTCGCAGATTTCCCCCAGAGGCAGTTGACCTGTGAAAGGAAAACCCATAAGATGatgaataaaatacattttaaaagaacCATGGTTTAAAAACAGCAAGCTACTATTATTTCAGAATGTTTCATTTTGCAACATTGTAAAAAATCCTAAGGAACTTACTATTACAAATAAGATAAAGTAAGTATAGAATAATTAAACGTAAGGTTATATAGGCTTAATTTCCTCCTATTTATATTAAAGGATTGCAAATTCAACCTATAAATTCAtgcaaaaacaaagaaactattgaattttatagaacatcaataaaaagataaatacatgtatggtgggtttttttaatttaagaaataaatttaatatttggtTCTTTGATATGACGATCAAaagacaattaatcaaatttatttcttatcattAAGCGAAAGATTCTAAAccacaacaagaggcccatgggccacatcgctcacctgaggaacaataggtatgataaaatcagcttaatggagtcataatacaaacaaacaatgtacaatgatacatgaagatcctgtataaattaaacatccattttcccctggatattcttatgtttatgatCATTAGTTCcctttctaacaggatgattttatagtcatgtcACAtcttgagtattgcagttctcaaaaagatccttaacaattgtttatataagggatataaacctacatcaaactctgtaccttcttgtgaggccgaagaattgtcctggggccaaagtcttaacaagtATAAAGAATcattggctgattagtttctaaaaagaagatttttaaagatttactctacatattcctctgtaaaacccattgtggccccaccctactcccggggtGTCATtatattcacaactttgaatctacactacctgaggatgattccacacaagtttcagctttccaggcgaaTACGTTTCTGggaaaaagattttataaagatttactctatatattcctatgtaaaacttagatcccccctattgtggccccactctactcCCTCCCGAgggtgtcattattttcacaacttaaaatctacactacctgaggatgcttccacacaactttcagctttcctggctgataagtttctgagaaaaagatttttaaagattaactcaatgtattcctttgtaaaactttggcaccccattgtggcccaaccctacccccgggagtcatgattttcataaattggAATCtgcactatttgaggatgcttcaacataagtttcagctttcctggctcatGAGTTTATGgaagaagagttttaaagatttactctatatattcctatgttagacttcgacccccattgtggctccaccgtacccctggggatcatgattttcacaactttgaatctgcactacctgaggatgcttccacacaagtttcagctttcctggatcATGAGTTAATGgaagaagagttttaaagatttactctaaatattcctatgttaaactttgatccCCTTTGccgccccaccctaccccctggcattatgattttcacaactttgaatctacactacctgaggatgcttccacataagtttcagcttttctggctaatgAGTTTAtggaagaagattttaaagatttactctatttatccctttgttaaactttggccccccgttgtgaccccatcctacctTCAATGGTCATGATTtacacaaatttgaatctaaactacctgaggatgcctccacacaagtttcagcttttctggtttaatggttcttgagaagaaaatttttgaaaatttctcaaaatttttcattaatttctaattatctccctttgaaaaaAGGCGTTGCCCttcattttcacaacttttaattCCCTTtacctaaggatgatttgtgctaagtttagttgaaattgacccagtagttcttgagaagatgttgaaaatgtgaaaagttaacgaacagacggacggacggacaaacggacgacagacaaagtgtgatcagaaaagctcacttaagctttcagctcaggtgagctaaaaaactagAATGGCATTTTATTAAAAGTATGAATAATATAAGCGGCGCGTATTAATACACAACAATAACACATTCAAAATGGATACTCTTTCAGCTGATGCCGAGTTACTAAGCTAAATTTAATGGTTTAACAATAATGAGAGTTGTAATCTAACTAAAACGGCTAAGTTTATAAGAAGGAAAAATACATGCGatgttatgtaaaattttgcaCTTTGCAGCGGTATTTTTTATAAGCCCTAATTGGATGTAGTGTCACGGAGTTGATGCAAGGGGACCGGATGCAACCGTATacgaaaaaataattatctgtCTATAACATTAGTACTGTATGTTGtgcaatttttgtgaatttcgCTTAATTACTCGGGGGGTGCACAAGCTGTAGCGACGCTATAAGCATTGTAAAATACAATGGCCGATAATCTAAAATTCCTCACTGTTAagaatttgaacagcagtgttaccgcgGTAGTAATCATCAGAGGCATCAGAGAAATTTTACAATCCATTAGACATCTTTTCAAAGCGTTTACCATTGACACAGCCAAAAAGTGTACTAAATGTAATTCTATTTTAGACAATTTTGAAACTTTATCAGAGCTTGCGATGAAAACAGACGTGAAGTTtctattttatgatttaaaataagacaCTTGTTGAATAAGCATGTTTTTACTACgtattgatttaatgaaaaatcaaaTAGTTTTAAAAGCATTCACATCTTCTATGATTCTTGAACGTtatttaaatgaagaaaaaaagtttaatgttaaaattaaatttgcgaTAAAAAGTATGTGCTTTTGAATATGCAATAATTGTATAAGTATTAAAAAGTCTATTTGAACGGACCAGATGAGCCAAGGAAgttgatatgttttttttagttatttaaTTCCTTGTTATGGCGCCACTGGTAAGACTAAGCTAGGCGGAAGGCTTACACAATGCTCTCGCACAGATCATTTTTTACAACACAAGAGGAAAATAATTTCTTGTTGTTCAACaatcaaaatgatataattacATCTCCCAAGTATTacttcctctatttcttacgaaaacttatagttaattcatagctctatagaaacagccagattgaaatctacacgccccatttatcgattggtcgaaatctacagcggctgaaactgacaagaaaatgacaggacagatatctacacgccctgtttatcaatTTGTCCAAACCTATAGCGACCTCGGAAAAATCACgaactgcacaaaataatcacgacgatgtcagactcaaagtctcacaggagacgatttggctgtttcttttagctaacttacttacgtacatcaacagtaatttagtggATTTTTACTGACttttcctaatcaatttatcgattagcttaaagaaagatgttaatataaacaataaaatgctttctttgatgtttcatgcgggttatgaaggtaccgctagtgatcattgcagaaaaagattacataacccgctaatgcgggttatgtattttttctgcaatgtcactaccttcatatcccgaatgaatcaccaaagaaagcaatttattgtttaaatgacacAATGATTACGTGAAAAACATAGTGCAcgtaaaagaaaaacattttgtatattaaatgcatacaaaATATGCATGCAAGATGAATGTGCACAACGTGGTCAATAGATTTAAGATTTTCAAtatcaatgtaaatatatgcataGGTAATGACATAAGCCTACCTTTCAAACAACGTCCTTCAATGGCTTTATAGTCTTGTTTACACTGACATGTTTTCTTATCGCCGGATGCTTTACATTCCAAATTTCTTGAACACGGTAAATTGTCGTCACATGATTCCTTATAGGTTCGTTCcgctaaaattaaaaaaaaaaacaaccacacATTTAGAATTGGATGTAACATAGTAATACTAGAGGGCtgcaaaattttctttaaaaagtatcaATACATTTCAAGAAAACCTGTAacttcaataatatttttaatactatgttcaagttttaaagaaattttcatgAAGATTACTACATAAGCAAAGACAATTCATCAAGAAAATTGCGTGGTTTCTTTTGACTTTCACTTTCCTCTCAAACTTAGAAATAAAAGAGAAATGCATTTTCATTCGTTTTATACAGAGTATTAAgcaaaatgatgatttttttttattttaaggttATGgtctataattttataattagcaattttcaatgatttattaCAGTTTAGATTGGTGAATTATGTAATCaagaataaatgtaaaattgctttaaaaatatcCGATTGATCTTACCGTTATTATCCGGTATTTTtcgcgatgatctaattttcgcaGAAATTATATTCAGTACTTTattctataagaaacttttaaaatcgcaaaaaatgactggtgcaaattaaaaatgctacacattttccccattttcgcaaattgtTATTGTGAAACTGCATAATAATCATTAAAGTAATATGCAGTATACCTCAACCTTTGTTTTAGCATGTTgcgaaactttttttttctgacaaatAATAACATATGGTCAAGTACTTCAACTCTGTTATTCATGCTGTTTCAGGTCTTCATGTACATTATGCATCTATTCTTACAAACACAGAATTCCTGGTTATCACCCATTGCAGATCTACAAACTTCGTTTCCTCTGTTGCAGCCCTGGTCACATGTTGATCCATTCACGTctgaaaacatttatttagtaatttAAAGCAAGAAAACTGTAGTTATATTAAACATAATTGATTATTTATCGTCAAGCATTCTTTATGTTTACCGAGTATTTAGAGTCACCATCTtccatttttattcacaatgaTTCACAAGTTCATACCCATtactcaacatttttttttaatttagccAGTAGCTAAAAATCATGTTATGCTTTGTACACAATGGTCAGGTATCCTGATAAAATTACTCTGACCATGtccttttaattcaatacaaacTAACATTGCAACTCAACTACAAAGTTAACATTATATTTGTATTATTCCAAAGAAATAAGTTATTTCGATTTCTGTTCTGTTAATCGCTTTTTGTATTAAAGATAATGTACCaacttctagatccgcgcatatTTATGTAcgttataaaattatcaataaacactTCATTTGTAAATACTTTAGATAATTACCTGTTGGTCCTTCACAAATTAAGAGACCTTCAACTTTTTGTAAAGATGTTTCATAACATGCACCGATTTTAGTATCAAAACTGTATTTGGCACCAAAAGCGAAGTACTTAGTGTCAAATTCTATGAACATTGATCTTGAAGAGTTATCAGTTACGTTTGTAAGGAAAACTAGACATGACTCTTTTTCGACTGAGTGAtctggaatataaaaaaaaataactattaaaatcaaaaagaagAGAGCGAAACTGTTCTGTGTAATAATATCTCATATATGTTAAATCTTAcgtttttgaatgatgtgtggTAAATTTGATGGAAGAAAGCCGCAACTTTGATCACTTCTTACAAACGACACAACATCTTTGTAATGAAATTTTCTGAAAGTATATACAAAGCACATATCAAAAacttatgataaaaatgatcaccatttatattataaagtaaaaCATACATTTGACGATACAAATTTGATTATACTTATCGTCTTATTAAACTTAAGATGTTACAATCGTTCCTCAAACAGTATCATATACAATCGATTACCCAACAAAAGATAGGGACTCAGTACAAGATGTCTGTATCAAATTTAGAATGAGAATTCTGACAGCGACAGGAactataataaaacaaatgatgaCAGATATATACAAAAACCAAACTATAGAAAAACGATTAAATCATATGCATTGAAATGCATATTCACTTCATTCTTACTCAAAAAGATAGCCCTACCTTTGAGAACTATAGCTCGTGTTGGTcccattgtttaaaaataaattaaaaactgcttgtatctatattttttcattgttaataaTTATGTCAAAAATACACACTTCCTTGGCCCACTTTCAAGTGGTATTTGGTGTCTGGTACTTATTTTTAAATGCTAAatcctaaaaaaaaagatgaaacgcggaaacattttttctttgaatcttTTGTGTCAATTGTATTAgagaaatacattttaactatcaatttttaaaatgttttctctgagtcaacatatatttttacatgtaaaaaattaccATTTGACATAATTGTCTCTTTCTGCAAGATCTTTTGTCTTTAAAGATAAAAgatatgtttttcaaaattcGTGGCCACATAAATTTTGTTCTCACGAATTTTATGTATTCAAATTAAACGTCCATTTGAGGAGTTTGCGGAATAATACGTCTAATATTTCATCATCACATAGCCAATATTGCCTCAAGTTAAAATCACGCAAAATGTATCAAGTAATTTTCACTTGAAAAAACTTAAcgtaaaaaattatgtaaaagttCACATGAATTTCATAGAATTTTAATGTGAAAAGcctttcatttaaattcatgtgAATTGATTCGTGTGATTTTCACATGAAATTTCAAACAATTCTTTAAATCaacactgttttgtatttttttcagttgaGAATTTTACTTCAGTACTGGCTGTGAGGTGCTGAAGTTAATTTATAATACTTTTGAGATAAAATCAAAGTGGCATCACAGGTTAAAGCAGAAGACGGACTACACTGTGTATGTTATGCTGTAGACTGGTGTTATCTGGGTGTCAATCTTTTAAGATTAGTTGTatatttctaaaagaaaaagagTAGTGGCCATGTTGATCTTGTTGCAGCTCTTTATTTATTCTATCCGTGAGAATTCAGTTTCACTTTCAACATTGACTGTCTGAAAAAATGGTCGGTACTTGATAtgacttctatattattataaatacatatagcGTGATGTTGATGAGTATATTTGAATGAACTACGCaaataaaataagttaataATAGAGAGCGCAGCGAGCTTTATAGACCACGTGTACGAACGAAGGAAATTccagttgaaatctgcacattgttcaaaaaAAGTTGTGTAGATCCGCGTGAGAAAGTTCTACATTTCCCAATAATCCTTTGCTGTGCATAGCAATATGGTGGAACATGAAGCTTGTCTATGGAAAATTCTTATCTCTAAATCGTATATATccatttcatttaacaataaaataaacctttaaaaacacttaagtaaacaacacatatgcttacgtaaaTGAAAGTGTACCTATCTGAACTTTGgctgacatatgacgtcatttccttcacGGAATTTATCCGACTATTTACGagaactgtcgagcgcaaaagaaaGTATGACGTCATATTGACTTCGCGCTATAATAAGTGCGTTCAGAGTTGTACCATTAGTGAAATTGAGATCTACTGCTGGCAGCATTTGGTTGTCATTGGTGAACTTTGATAGTCATTGGTCACCATGTGCTGCCATTTGTAGCAATTTTAATAGGTTGAACCATAAAcgattttttgtcaaattaaaGCAAATGGTAGCCTTAAGTTACACTTAATTACCAAATGGAACCATCTGAACGTATATCCGAACATAAAAAACACTGGGGAAAATTATCCTCCAATAACTTTACTGTAGTAACTGTTTTTCCCAAAACATGTATCAAACAAGCTTCCTTTAATGGTAAATTCTACTACAATAAATCGATATcgtcaaaatacaaatatttaacaatcCTACATGTACTAATGTTAAGACGACATAGAATGCTACATTTTCACATTTTAGGTAGTCctataaatgaatattataaaaattgccaATAGTATATATGACTAAATATGAATATGCATAGAGTCtacaatatatatttgacaTCTTTTGAGAAGCGACCACAATAACACAAGACAATTTGTATAGTCTTGTAAAATTCCTATTCATATTTAACGCCAGCAAAAAGTATATGATCACCAACTTTCTTATAATGTTTCTAGGTACATAGGCAGGCTTTAGAGGCCAACATTTGTCTTAGGTTGTATTCATTATATTCATGCAACaagatatttacatattttattcaaacaaatCGTTATTTACATTGGTTTCTATAGATTTCTTACAGCACACCATGATGAATTAGCATAATGACATCATCTACCAAACTTGCCTAAACTAATGACTGCTGATAgatttgaaattgaaagtacACCAATGGTTA
This genomic interval carries:
- the LOC105341688 gene encoding latent-transforming growth factor beta-binding protein 2; this translates as MGPTRAIVLKVPVAVRILILNLIQTSCTESLSFVGKFHYKDVVSFVRSDQSCGFLPSNLPHIIQKHHSVEKESCLVFLTNVTDNSSRSMFIEFDTKYFAFGAKYSFDTKIGACYETSLQKVEGLLICEGPTDVNGSTCDQGCNRGNEVCRSAMGDNQEFCVSERTYKESCDDNLPCSRNLECKASGDKKTCQCKQDYKAIEGRCLKGQLPLGEICEYDSQCMGNLSQCLQDELKGRRVCSCLKGYIAIGNQCYKSGLVLHENCRGDLQCTGTENAERCNTVEHHAQGTCICNNDYIKIGSKCYKKNRRLYESCERSEQCTGYGGTSECKDIDGVKLCHCREDRRVFNGLCLKSELSLDEPCYIDGQCLGAEITTVCGAKHNRSTSLTCQCNTGFLRYRKSCLQENKHLFEKCEIDDQCNGTSLVCREIRDRKLCVCKEGLKADIEHLECFKALRTGASGHNYRSVLTAVCGVLGFVCIIACSVVIRFVLRRREQATKRIDENQKTSDSSSIEIHNSPAENSTKNVDQETKKKNFKIFEPTEDVYNEADPVEESDSQHVYNISKHHRCNKKQNYDNNVMYNHLFENPLHMCENEYDFQRPILDSSTTSDEHIF